A single genomic interval of Aegicerativicinus sediminis harbors:
- a CDS encoding SulP family inorganic anion transporter, producing the protein MNLKSLSLSRLTQNPKNDILSGITVALALVPEAVAFAFVAGIDPLVGLYGAFMMGIVTAIFGGRPGMISGATGAMAVVMVHLIQKGNEVGLNLSQPVENLGLQWLFITLLFVGIIQAAAGVFKLGKFVRLIPHPVMLGFVNGLAIVIFLSQLGMFKERVNGVSQFKEGIDLWLMIGLVGLTMFIMYVLPKITKKIPAALTAIIIIAAITIFGDLEVSTVGSFIREGGGSGLKGSLPSFQAQIFGLLETISGHWGMIISTAFILAAVGLIESLMTLNFIDELTDTRGNGNRECIAQGGANFLNGLFGGMGGCAMIGQSLININSGGLGRLSGIVAAVLLLCFILFAAPLIEQIPIAALVGVMFMVVIGTFAWSSFRILNKIPLSDAIVLIAVSAITVWKDLAIAVFAGVIISALVFAWKNALMIRARKRFREDGTKVYEIWGPLFFGSIQNFTAKFDVKNDPDKVEIDFVESRVSDHSAVEAIFNLVEKYQAEGKSIHLKHLSEDCKILLKKASPKFKEVIIEDIDDPRYHLAADPEKFPKRLSTYNFELTERSVH; encoded by the coding sequence ATGAATCTTAAAAGCTTATCCCTCTCTCGACTCACACAAAATCCAAAAAATGATATTTTATCTGGAATTACTGTAGCCTTAGCATTAGTGCCAGAGGCAGTCGCATTCGCTTTTGTGGCGGGTATTGATCCTTTAGTAGGACTTTATGGAGCCTTTATGATGGGGATTGTTACAGCTATTTTTGGCGGTCGACCTGGTATGATCTCTGGTGCCACTGGTGCAATGGCCGTTGTAATGGTACATCTCATCCAAAAGGGCAACGAAGTTGGATTAAACCTCTCTCAACCTGTAGAAAACCTCGGCCTTCAATGGCTATTCATAACCCTACTATTTGTTGGAATTATTCAAGCTGCAGCTGGGGTTTTTAAACTAGGGAAATTTGTACGACTTATTCCCCATCCCGTAATGCTTGGGTTTGTAAATGGCTTAGCAATTGTCATATTTCTTTCTCAATTAGGCATGTTCAAAGAAAGAGTAAATGGGGTAAGCCAATTTAAAGAAGGGATAGATTTGTGGCTAATGATTGGTTTAGTTGGCTTAACCATGTTTATAATGTACGTCCTCCCTAAAATAACTAAAAAGATTCCTGCTGCCTTAACCGCAATAATAATCATCGCTGCGATAACCATTTTCGGTGATCTGGAGGTAAGCACCGTTGGAAGTTTTATTCGTGAGGGTGGAGGAAGCGGACTTAAAGGCAGCTTACCGAGTTTCCAAGCGCAAATATTTGGGCTATTAGAAACCATTAGCGGACATTGGGGAATGATCATTTCCACCGCATTCATATTGGCTGCAGTGGGTCTTATAGAATCTTTAATGACGCTAAATTTCATCGATGAACTAACAGACACAAGAGGAAATGGAAACAGGGAATGTATTGCTCAAGGAGGGGCCAATTTCCTGAACGGACTTTTTGGCGGCATGGGCGGTTGTGCTATGATTGGTCAGTCACTAATCAATATTAATTCTGGTGGGCTAGGCCGCCTGTCTGGCATTGTGGCGGCGGTACTCCTTCTCTGTTTTATACTTTTTGCAGCACCACTCATTGAACAAATTCCAATTGCAGCTTTGGTTGGTGTAATGTTTATGGTGGTTATAGGAACATTTGCATGGAGCAGTTTTAGAATTCTGAATAAAATTCCATTGTCGGATGCAATAGTTTTAATTGCGGTATCTGCCATTACGGTTTGGAAAGATTTGGCAATTGCTGTTTTTGCCGGTGTAATTATATCTGCTCTTGTTTTCGCTTGGAAAAATGCATTAATGATACGGGCAAGAAAACGATTCAGGGAGGATGGTACAAAAGTTTATGAAATTTGGGGGCCATTGTTTTTTGGATCCATACAGAATTTTACTGCAAAATTTGATGTTAAAAATGACCCTGATAAGGTTGAAATAGATTTTGTGGAATCGCGTGTAAGTGATCATTCTGCAGTTGAAGCTATATTCAATCTAGTAGAAAAATACCAAGCTGAAGGAAAATCTATCCACCTGAAACATTTAAGTGAAGACTGCAAAATTCTTTTGAAAAAGGCTAGCCCAAAATTTAAAGAAGTGATTATTGAAGACATAGATGATCCACGCTACCACTTAGCTGCAGATCCCGAAAAATTTCCAAAGCGACTTTCAACTTATAATTTTGAATTAACCGAACGTTCAGTACATTAA
- a CDS encoding alpha-ketoacid dehydrogenase subunit alpha/beta produces MEKSLLKKSFELLCTAKAMTELYEENFKEVSKYVHATSRGHEVIQIAVGLQLLPQDYVFPYYRDDSMLLSIGMRPYDLMLQLLAKRDDPFSGGRAYYCHPSLKDDDKPKIPHQSSATGMQAIPATGVAMGMNYIEKVGGELLENHPLYNSDKAPITVCSYGDASITEGEVSEAFQMAVLKKLPILYLVQDNGWDISANEKETRAQSAFDYAKGFKGLEAISIDGTNFEECYNSISKIIDKIRKERRPFLVHAKVPLLNHHTSGVRMEWYRDDLDEAKTQDPYPKLREFLLENGFIDSELNAIEGRAIEQVLSDFKTAKNAENPSPEDLFTHDFEPTPITEEKGIRKPEQADEAVMVDCALFAVEELMRKHPECLLYGQDVGGRLGGVFREAATLAQKFGDERVFNTPIQEAFIVGSTVGMSAVGLKPIVEVQFADYIWPGLNQLFTEVSRSCYLSNGKWPVSMVLRVPIGAYGSGGPYHSSSVESVVSNIRGIKIAYPSNGADLKGLLKAAYYDPNPVVIFEHKGLYWSKVPGTKMATSKVPDEDYVLPFGRAYIVQEIWGQELEETVSVITYGMGVHWAINASKNLGLLSQIEIVDLRTLYPLDERTIFDSVKKTGKCLVVTEESINNSFAQALAGKIQEECFRYLDAPVMTIGSENMPAIPLNSTLEETMIPSTEKVQQKISELLMY; encoded by the coding sequence ATGGAAAAATCCCTTCTGAAAAAGAGTTTTGAGTTGCTTTGCACGGCAAAGGCAATGACTGAACTATATGAGGAAAATTTTAAGGAAGTTTCTAAATATGTACATGCCACATCTCGTGGACATGAGGTTATTCAAATTGCGGTAGGCCTGCAATTGTTACCTCAAGACTATGTTTTTCCTTATTATAGGGATGATAGTATGTTGCTTTCTATAGGTATGCGTCCCTATGATTTAATGCTACAATTGCTAGCTAAAAGAGACGATCCGTTTTCGGGTGGAAGAGCTTATTATTGTCACCCTAGTTTAAAGGATGACGATAAGCCCAAAATTCCACACCAATCTTCAGCCACAGGAATGCAAGCTATTCCGGCGACTGGTGTTGCAATGGGGATGAATTATATCGAAAAAGTTGGTGGAGAATTATTGGAAAATCATCCGTTGTACAACTCCGATAAAGCCCCAATAACTGTTTGTTCGTATGGAGATGCCTCAATTACCGAAGGAGAGGTGTCGGAGGCTTTTCAAATGGCTGTTTTAAAGAAATTACCCATTTTGTATTTAGTTCAAGACAATGGTTGGGATATTTCAGCTAACGAAAAGGAAACACGCGCGCAATCCGCTTTTGATTATGCAAAAGGTTTTAAAGGTTTGGAAGCAATTAGTATCGATGGGACAAATTTTGAAGAGTGCTATAATTCAATTTCAAAAATAATTGATAAAATCAGGAAGGAGCGTCGCCCATTTTTGGTTCATGCCAAAGTCCCATTGCTGAACCATCATACATCTGGCGTGCGAATGGAATGGTACAGAGACGATTTAGACGAAGCGAAAACACAAGATCCATATCCAAAATTACGAGAGTTTTTATTGGAAAATGGGTTTATTGATTCTGAATTGAACGCTATTGAAGGTAGAGCAATAGAGCAGGTTTTATCAGATTTTAAGACTGCAAAAAATGCAGAAAATCCAAGTCCGGAAGATTTGTTTACTCATGATTTTGAACCAACACCTATAACGGAAGAAAAAGGCATTCGTAAACCTGAACAGGCTGATGAAGCTGTAATGGTAGATTGTGCCCTTTTTGCGGTTGAGGAACTTATGCGCAAACATCCCGAGTGTTTGTTGTATGGCCAAGATGTTGGAGGAAGATTGGGGGGAGTTTTTCGTGAAGCGGCCACTTTGGCCCAAAAATTTGGAGACGAGCGCGTTTTCAATACTCCAATTCAAGAGGCGTTTATTGTCGGAAGTACAGTTGGGATGAGCGCGGTTGGATTGAAACCTATAGTTGAAGTTCAGTTCGCGGATTATATTTGGCCGGGGCTCAATCAACTTTTTACAGAGGTAAGTAGAAGTTGTTATCTAAGTAATGGCAAATGGCCGGTGAGTATGGTTCTTCGTGTTCCAATTGGGGCTTACGGGAGTGGTGGGCCCTACCATTCTTCATCTGTGGAATCAGTAGTCTCGAACATTCGAGGAATTAAAATTGCTTATCCGAGTAATGGGGCCGATTTAAAAGGTCTTTTGAAAGCAGCATATTATGACCCAAATCCAGTGGTTATTTTTGAGCATAAGGGATTGTATTGGAGTAAAGTGCCTGGAACCAAGATGGCGACTTCTAAAGTACCTGATGAAGATTATGTTTTGCCATTTGGGAGGGCTTATATTGTGCAGGAAATTTGGGGTCAAGAATTGGAGGAAACAGTTAGTGTAATAACCTACGGAATGGGTGTTCATTGGGCCATTAATGCGTCAAAAAACCTAGGGCTACTGTCCCAAATTGAAATAGTTGATTTAAGGACACTTTATCCTTTAGATGAACGGACGATTTTTGATTCTGTTAAAAAGACGGGCAAATGCTTGGTAGTGACTGAAGAATCCATCAATAATAGTTTTGCACAAGCCCTTGCGGGAAAAATTCAGGAGGAATGTTTTAGGTATTTAGACGCACCTGTTATGACAATTGGTAGTGAGAATATGCCGGCAATTCCATTAAATTCAACTTTGGAAGAAACGATGATTCCTTCAACTGAAAAGGTTCAGCAAAAGATTTCTGAACTTTTAATGTACTGA
- a CDS encoding branched-chain amino acid aminotransferase, translating into MRYLIATELVKKSRIDQLDFNNIPLGKTFTDHMFVCDYKDGAWHDPRVEPLHLVPTHPAAMALHYGQAIFEGMKAYKNLEGQPILFRPEMNAKRLNKSADRMGMPGFPEELFVEGLKHLVATDQAWIPTDEGSALYLRPFMFADEAFIGMRAATSFKFIIIASPSSPIFSKRIKLKAEPQYIRAAHGGTGEAKAAGNYAAAIKPTEIAKNEGYDQVLWLDAHDHKYIQEVGTMNIFFQIGDDFITPKLDGSILAGITRDSVIQLLRSEGYRIKEKLISIDEIKEAHVTGQLKEAFGTGTAVGITFIEGIAIGNDYLKLSEDNPVAKNIKEKLHQIKTGKIEDKFNWVVEVNEALV; encoded by the coding sequence ATGCGATATTTAATAGCGACTGAATTGGTTAAAAAATCAAGAATCGATCAACTCGATTTTAATAATATTCCTCTAGGAAAGACTTTTACGGACCATATGTTTGTGTGTGATTATAAGGATGGAGCTTGGCATGATCCACGGGTAGAACCATTGCATTTGGTACCAACGCATCCGGCAGCTATGGCTTTACATTATGGCCAGGCCATATTTGAAGGAATGAAAGCCTATAAAAATTTAGAGGGACAACCTATTTTATTTCGACCGGAAATGAATGCTAAACGCCTGAATAAAAGTGCGGATCGTATGGGTATGCCTGGCTTTCCTGAAGAGTTATTTGTTGAAGGTCTAAAGCATTTAGTAGCAACCGATCAGGCTTGGATACCAACTGATGAAGGTAGTGCCCTATATTTGCGTCCGTTTATGTTTGCTGATGAGGCATTTATAGGGATGCGTGCTGCTACTTCCTTCAAATTTATAATAATAGCTTCCCCATCCAGTCCAATTTTTTCAAAGCGAATTAAGCTTAAAGCAGAACCACAATATATTAGGGCGGCCCATGGAGGAACGGGAGAAGCGAAAGCTGCAGGTAATTATGCGGCAGCCATTAAACCTACAGAAATTGCAAAGAATGAAGGATATGATCAAGTATTATGGTTAGATGCCCATGACCATAAGTATATTCAGGAAGTTGGTACAATGAATATATTCTTCCAGATTGGTGACGATTTTATCACCCCAAAATTAGATGGGTCTATACTTGCTGGAATTACCAGAGATAGTGTTATTCAATTATTAAGATCTGAAGGTTATAGAATTAAAGAAAAACTGATTTCAATTGATGAAATTAAAGAGGCTCATGTTACAGGGCAATTGAAAGAAGCTTTTGGCACCGGTACGGCAGTAGGCATTACCTTTATTGAAGGTATTGCTATTGGAAATGACTATTTAAAGTTGTCTGAAGACAATCCTGTGGCAAAAAATATAAAAGAAAAGTTACACCAAATAAAAACAGGGAAAATAGAAGATAAATTCAACTGGGTTGTTGAAGTTAATGAAGCTTTGGTTTGA
- a CDS encoding dihydrolipoamide acetyltransferase family protein: protein MSQFEFKMPKMGESISEGTILNWLVSEGESFSKGDILVEVATDKVDNEVPAPVSGSIIKFQAKSKDVVPVGQVIAIIETSEEGNETKKESNRKDKLEEKENSIIQINSNPVSKVEQPPVARLSNNTFFSPLILSIAREHRISFEELSRIPSTGNDGRLRKSDVFAYIEEGRPYKFAESPKPQFSIPNLKFDLGEGRRVEMDRMRQMIADHMVYSKHTSPHVTAYVEADVTELVAWRNKVKDDFQNKYGEKLTFTPLFIEAVTAAIKDFPNINSSIDGTTLIVKPYINIGMATALPSGNLIVPVIKNTGEKPIEILASEVNLLSEKARTNSLSAEEVKGSTFTISNVGTFGSLMGTPIINQPEVAILALGIIKKRPEVIESDRGDEIAIRSMMYLSLSFDHRAVDGYLGGSFLRRIADNLENFDSSRTI from the coding sequence ATGTCTCAATTTGAATTCAAAATGCCCAAAATGGGTGAAAGTATTTCTGAAGGAACCATTCTTAATTGGTTGGTTTCTGAAGGCGAATCTTTTTCAAAAGGGGATATTTTAGTTGAGGTGGCAACGGACAAAGTGGATAATGAAGTTCCTGCACCTGTAAGTGGTTCAATTATTAAATTTCAAGCAAAATCTAAAGATGTGGTTCCGGTTGGACAGGTTATCGCGATCATAGAAACTTCAGAAGAAGGGAATGAAACCAAGAAAGAATCGAATCGTAAAGATAAATTAGAGGAAAAAGAAAATTCAATAATTCAAATTAACTCAAATCCTGTTTCGAAGGTCGAGCAACCTCCTGTTGCTCGACTTTCAAACAACACTTTTTTCTCACCATTGATTCTCTCTATAGCCAGAGAACACCGCATTAGTTTTGAGGAATTGAGTAGGATTCCATCCACAGGTAATGATGGCCGACTCAGAAAAAGTGATGTGTTTGCTTATATTGAAGAAGGTCGCCCATACAAATTTGCTGAAAGTCCCAAGCCTCAATTTTCTATCCCTAACTTAAAATTCGATTTAGGAGAGGGAAGGCGAGTAGAGATGGATCGTATGCGGCAGATGATAGCCGACCATATGGTTTATTCCAAACATACTTCTCCGCATGTAACGGCTTATGTCGAGGCGGATGTTACCGAATTGGTTGCTTGGCGAAATAAGGTTAAAGACGATTTTCAAAATAAGTATGGTGAAAAATTAACGTTTACCCCATTATTTATAGAAGCGGTAACAGCAGCAATTAAGGATTTCCCGAATATCAATTCTTCAATTGATGGAACTACCTTAATTGTGAAACCATACATAAATATTGGTATGGCAACAGCACTTCCATCCGGAAATTTGATTGTTCCAGTAATTAAAAATACAGGCGAAAAACCTATTGAAATATTGGCATCTGAGGTGAATTTGCTTTCTGAAAAAGCAAGAACAAATTCTTTAAGCGCTGAAGAAGTAAAGGGAAGTACATTCACCATATCCAACGTTGGAACATTTGGAAGTCTAATGGGAACTCCAATTATTAACCAACCAGAAGTAGCCATATTAGCTTTAGGAATTATTAAGAAACGTCCTGAGGTTATTGAATCAGATAGAGGGGATGAAATTGCGATTAGAAGTATGATGTACCTCTCACTCTCTTTCGATCATCGTGCTGTAGATGGATATTTGGGAGGTAGTTTCCTTCGTCGAATTGCTGATAATCTCGAAAATTTTGACAGTAGTAGAACAATTTAA
- a CDS encoding acyltransferase encodes MIYSFKGYIPIVDESSFVHPLAAVTGNVIIGKNCYIGPGAAIRGDWGQIVIEDGVNVQENCTVHMFPGKSIVLKESAHIGHGAIIHGANLGRNCLIGMNSVIMDDSEVGDESIIGAMAFVPAEMLIPKRSLVVGNPAKIIKEVTDEMIAWKTKGTELYQQLPKDCKESLHEVAPLRKIPKDLEMQPSYYSTLKEFFNKTNKH; translated from the coding sequence ATGATTTACAGTTTTAAAGGCTATATACCCATTGTTGACGAAAGCAGTTTTGTGCATCCATTGGCTGCAGTTACCGGGAATGTAATAATTGGAAAAAATTGTTACATCGGACCAGGTGCTGCAATTCGTGGAGATTGGGGTCAGATTGTTATAGAGGATGGGGTAAACGTACAAGAAAACTGTACCGTGCATATGTTTCCTGGGAAAAGTATTGTTTTAAAGGAGAGTGCTCATATTGGTCATGGTGCGATTATTCATGGTGCAAATTTGGGTCGGAACTGTTTAATCGGAATGAATTCCGTTATCATGGATGATTCCGAAGTAGGAGATGAAAGTATTATTGGAGCAATGGCATTTGTCCCTGCCGAAATGCTTATACCAAAACGAAGTTTGGTGGTGGGTAATCCAGCCAAAATTATTAAAGAGGTTACTGATGAGATGATTGCATGGAAAACAAAAGGGACGGAATTGTATCAACAATTGCCAAAAGATTGTAAGGAAAGTTTACATGAGGTTGCACCATTAAGGAAAATCCCCAAAGATTTAGAAATGCAGCCTTCATATTATAGCACATTAAAAGAATTTTTTAATAAAACTAACAAACATTAG
- a CDS encoding enoyl-CoA hydratase/isomerase family protein produces the protein MNKTEPYVKLTIENAVGYIEFFHPAQNSLPSDLLAELAKTISDADVNDDIKIIVLKSGGDRTFCAGASFNELISINDEETGKKFFSGFANVINAMRKCSKLIIGRIQGKTVGGGVGLAAATDYCFATKYAAIKLSELNVGIGPFVVGPAIERKIGVSALSQIAIDANTFYEPKWAQSKGLFMQVYDSADEMDGAILSLAENLCACNPEAMKEIKNVLWKGTENWDELLAERAAISGRLVLSEFTKETLKRFK, from the coding sequence ATGAATAAAACAGAACCATACGTAAAACTTACTATAGAAAATGCAGTAGGATATATTGAGTTTTTTCATCCTGCCCAAAATTCTTTGCCATCTGACTTGTTGGCTGAGCTGGCCAAAACCATTAGCGATGCAGATGTAAATGATGACATTAAAATTATTGTTTTAAAAAGTGGTGGGGATAGAACTTTTTGTGCTGGTGCAAGTTTTAATGAATTAATTTCCATAAATGACGAGGAAACTGGAAAGAAGTTCTTTTCTGGTTTTGCCAATGTAATTAATGCTATGCGGAAATGTTCCAAATTAATTATCGGTAGAATTCAAGGTAAAACTGTTGGCGGTGGTGTGGGTTTGGCAGCGGCTACAGATTATTGTTTTGCTACAAAATATGCTGCAATAAAGTTGAGTGAACTTAATGTAGGCATTGGTCCATTTGTGGTTGGTCCGGCAATTGAACGTAAAATTGGTGTCAGTGCGTTGTCGCAAATTGCGATTGATGCAAATACTTTTTACGAACCAAAATGGGCACAATCAAAAGGTTTATTCATGCAAGTTTATGATTCCGCTGATGAGATGGATGGCGCCATTTTATCATTGGCAGAAAATTTATGTGCTTGTAATCCTGAAGCCATGAAGGAGATTAAGAATGTGTTATGGAAAGGCACCGAAAATTGGGATGAATTGCTGGCAGAACGAGCTGCCATCAGCGGCAGATTAGTTTTAAGTGAATTTACCAAGGAAACATTGAAACGATTTAAATAG